In Mytilus edulis chromosome 6, xbMytEdul2.2, whole genome shotgun sequence, the following proteins share a genomic window:
- the LOC139526073 gene encoding short-chain collagen C4-like, whose translation MNEMKNFHLFTFILLELIICALGKENKRLLLNDPDVIGARFANLEHQNQLLNQKYMDLMSKMTEMEARIQHQDQMITTSQNHGSTYIRWGRTQCEGTHTELVYSGYAAGQPYRHITYTTRYGGPANTLCLPKDPELSNISFTGGWSYLFGAEYQLNGFAPDSADNDVPCAVCRNTNASSSIMIPGRQSCYTGWIKEYNGRLASGHEGEAASSYTCVDNNPEYIPSGEKNENGHLFYLVGFKCGPLPCPPYHGNHHVNCVVCSK comes from the exons atgaatgaaatgaaaaactttcatttgtttacatttatattaCTGGAATTGATTATATGTGCCCTTGGAAAGGAAAACAAACGTCTCTTGTTAAATGACCCAGATGTAATCGGCGCTCGGTTTGCAAATTTAGAACACCAAAACCAACTGCTGAACCAAAAGTACATGGATTTGATGTCTAAAATGACTGAAATGGAGGCTCGTATTCAGCATCAGGACCAAATGATAACCACAAGCCAAA aCCATGGATCCACATATATTCGTTGGGGAAGAACTCAATGTGAAGGCACGCATACTGAACTTGTCTAttcag gatatgctGCAGGACAGCCTTATCGTCATATCACATATACCACTCGATATGGTGGACCAGCGAATACCCTATGTTTACCTAAGGATCCTGAACTGTCTAACATATCATTTACAGGCGGTTGGAGTTACCTTTTTGGAGCTGAGTATCAACTTAATGGATTTGCTCCTGATTCGGCAGATAATGATGTTCCGTGTGCAGTATGTAGAAATACCAATGCTTCTTCCTCCATTATGATACCAGGTCGACAATCCTGCTACACCGGTTGGATAAAAGAATATAATGGTCGTCTTGCAAGCGGTCATGAAGGTGAGGCTGCCTCCTCGTATACCTGTGTGGACAATAATCCAGAATACATCCCCTCTGGAGAAAAGAATGAAAATGGTCACTTGTTTTATCTCGTTGGCTTTAAATGTGGACCTCTACCTTGTCCACCCTACCATGGCAATCATCATGTCAACTGCGTTGTTTgttcaaaataa